One region of Mucilaginibacter gotjawali genomic DNA includes:
- the der gene encoding ribosome biogenesis GTPase Der, whose protein sequence is MSNIVAIVGRPNVGKSTLYNRLTETRKAIVDDVSGVTRDRHYGVSEWTGHSFTVIDTGGYVANSADVFEAAIREQVIIAIEEATVILFMVDVTTGITDLDDEIATLLRKGKKPVFVVVNKLDNTSLLADSMVFYSLGLGELYNISSMTGSGTGELLDEVVKHFDDEQLEENTLPKYAIVGRPNVGKSSIINSLIGKERNIVTPIAGTTRDSIHIHYNQYGHDFMLVDTAGLRKKTKVKENIEFYSVMRTIKALEEADVVILMIDAVEGIESQDINIFHLAEKNKKGVVIVVNKWDLIEKNNKTVKVFEEQIRDKIAPFTDVPIVFTSVTEKQRVLKVIETANQVYQNKVRKIPTSKLNEVMLPIIENYPPPSIKGKYVKIKYITQIAGTSPMFAFFCNLPQYVKEPYYRFIENKLRENFEFQGAPIQVWFRQK, encoded by the coding sequence ATGAGTAACATAGTAGCCATAGTAGGTCGCCCTAACGTAGGCAAGTCAACTTTATATAACCGTTTAACCGAAACCCGCAAGGCCATTGTGGACGACGTGAGCGGTGTAACCCGCGACAGGCACTATGGTGTCTCTGAGTGGACGGGCCATTCGTTCACTGTTATCGATACCGGCGGCTATGTAGCCAATTCGGCAGATGTATTTGAGGCCGCTATCCGCGAACAGGTGATCATCGCCATTGAGGAAGCGACCGTTATCCTGTTTATGGTCGACGTTACTACCGGTATCACCGATCTTGATGATGAAATTGCCACGCTGCTGCGTAAGGGTAAAAAACCTGTGTTTGTAGTAGTTAATAAATTGGACAACACTTCGCTGTTGGCTGATTCCATGGTGTTTTATAGTTTGGGACTTGGCGAATTATATAATATTTCATCAATGACAGGTTCAGGCACAGGCGAATTACTGGACGAAGTGGTAAAACATTTTGACGATGAGCAGCTGGAAGAAAATACTTTACCAAAGTACGCCATTGTAGGCCGCCCGAATGTGGGTAAATCATCCATCATTAATTCGCTTATCGGCAAGGAGCGTAATATTGTAACGCCTATTGCAGGCACCACCCGCGATTCCATCCATATCCACTATAACCAGTACGGCCACGATTTTATGTTGGTAGACACCGCCGGGCTGCGTAAAAAAACAAAGGTTAAAGAGAATATCGAGTTTTACTCGGTTATGCGTACCATCAAGGCTTTGGAAGAAGCCGATGTGGTGATTTTAATGATCGATGCTGTGGAAGGGATCGAATCGCAGGATATCAATATCTTCCACCTGGCCGAGAAAAATAAAAAAGGCGTCGTGATCGTCGTCAACAAGTGGGACCTCATCGAAAAAAATAACAAAACAGTTAAGGTTTTTGAAGAACAGATCCGCGACAAAATAGCGCCGTTTACCGATGTGCCTATAGTATTTACTTCGGTAACGGAAAAACAAAGGGTGTTGAAAGTAATTGAAACTGCGAATCAGGTTTACCAAAATAAGGTCCGCAAAATACCTACCTCAAAGTTGAACGAGGTAATGTTGCCGATCATTGAAAATTATCCTCCGCCATCTATCAAAGGCAAATACGTAAAGATCAAATACATCACCCAGATTGCCGGTACATCACCGATGTTC
- the era gene encoding GTPase Era, with product MAHRAGFVSIIGKPNAGKSTLMNALVGEKMSIITPKAQTTRHRILGIVNDEDYQIVFSDTPGIIKPHYALHESMMHQVDGSIVDADLILLVTDIYEEYDEGDVLKKLEGSQAPLAVLVNKVDQSDEETVKAKIEYWQEKLNPKAVFAISALKDYNVLAVMNFVIEHLPEHPAYYEKDALTDRNDRFFASEMIRAQVFKQYKKEIPYSTEVIITAFVEGEKLHRISAEIIVERDSQKNIIIGKNGEMLKIVGTYARRDMEEFFQKKVFLEMFVKVIPDWRSKKNYLKQFGYE from the coding sequence ATGGCGCACAGGGCAGGTTTTGTAAGTATAATTGGTAAACCCAACGCGGGTAAATCAACGCTGATGAACGCGCTCGTGGGCGAAAAAATGTCCATCATCACCCCAAAAGCACAAACAACCCGGCATAGAATTTTGGGTATTGTAAACGATGAGGACTACCAGATCGTCTTTTCTGACACACCGGGCATCATCAAACCGCATTACGCTTTGCACGAAAGTATGATGCACCAGGTAGATGGTTCGATTGTGGATGCCGACCTGATATTGCTGGTTACCGATATTTACGAGGAATATGATGAGGGTGATGTTTTAAAGAAACTGGAAGGCTCGCAGGCGCCCCTGGCTGTTTTGGTAAATAAGGTCGATCAGTCTGACGAGGAAACGGTTAAAGCGAAGATTGAATACTGGCAGGAAAAACTGAATCCCAAGGCGGTGTTTGCTATCTCTGCGTTAAAAGATTATAATGTGCTGGCGGTTATGAATTTTGTGATCGAGCATTTGCCCGAACACCCGGCTTATTATGAGAAGGACGCTTTGACAGATCGTAATGATCGTTTTTTTGCATCCGAAATGATCAGGGCGCAGGTTTTTAAACAATACAAAAAGGAAATACCTTATAGTACGGAAGTAATTATCACCGCTTTTGTGGAAGGCGAAAAATTGCACCGCATCAGCGCCGAGATCATAGTTGAACGCGATTCGCAAAAAAATATAATCATCGGCAAAAACGGCGAAATGCTAAAAATTGTTGGCACTTATGCCCGCCGTGATATGGAGGAGTTTTTTCAGAAAAAGGTTTTCCTTGAAATGTTTGTAAAAGTTATACCCGACTGGCGCAGTAAGAAAAATTACCTTAAACAATTTGGGTACGAGTAA